GTTACTGACATTTGGGAAGTTGTTCCTTGTAACCACGAGCACCTGCATGTATTATTTAGCACCTCAGAGTATCGAGCAGGCGACTGACTGAATGTTGTTGCTGCCACGATCCCACCTAAGTGACTGTTGTTTGGATCTTATTTGTTTGTCCGGTGGGATTCAGTCGATTTCAGACTGAGTGCACATTTAGCACTCTGTAGGAACATTATCACATTAAGCTGCATGATATGTTTAAACATCATGTTTATTACAATAtatgaaatgcaataaaaaactCATTTcggttgttttttaaaagcatgCACTGTTTAAAAGAGAGCATCCAACACGTGACAGCTCATGAGGACGTTTGAATAAAAGTGCTTTTAGAGAAGCTCAACGTTGCAGTAGTTGATTATGAATGAACTCAAAGAGAAACCTTTACAATAAGTTTACTTTGACTTCTTTGTTACCTCGGTGTGACGCGCGTCAGCTCATCGGTCGGGTGGAGGATCCGACAGGTTGTGAAGGTGTAGGTCGAGCTTGTGTGGGCCATGGATTTACCAGGGTAGTATGCAGCTGCAAGTCACGCAGACACAAACAGTTGTTATTAAAGAAAACTCATTTCAAACAACCCCCCCCCTCATGCGTGAAATTGTCCAGTCTGTCCTCACCCAGGAAGTCGGTGTTGCTGAGATGTGGCGATGGGGATGGAGAGGGTGGAGAAGGTGGAGCGAGAACGGGGGGAGGCTGCACGAGGTTGGTGTCGGCTGTGATGGAGATGGGGGGCACGGCTGGTGAGGAAGAGGCGGAGGAGGTGGGCAGATTCTGGAAGTATTGCTCTCCTGGTTCATCCTCCTCAAAGCCGCCCCACGGATATGCCTGCAGACAACAGAGAGGGAAGATGCAAGTCATGACAGATGCATGTGTTACACCTGGTAGTAATCTTATTACAAGCAGGGtaagagtgcacacacacacacacacacacacacctgctccagCTCTAGTTCAAGCGGTCTGTATCCCTTCGGCACGACTCCCGGCCGGGCGTCCAGAATGACGCCGAGGTGAGGCTGAGCTAACTGCTGCCAGTGATGCAGGGTGGCAGAGCCTGGTGGAGAGACATGAACACAACTGCAATGTAATCAAAgtcttcaaacacacacacacatatttgagGGAGTATTTATGACTCAATACTCGATGTGTAGCTTTccttaaaaaggaaaaatagtGTCCTATGGTTACAGTTAAAATGCTTAACGAACATGATGTTCATCAAccataataaatgtgtaataagcATATGGGCTAATACAAGGCTGAAGTATGATATTTAACCTTTAAACGTGTGCATTTTACGCTAATAACAACTTGTCTTACATATCTAATAAGCAGATCCGTGAAGAGAAATGTTACAGGATGAGTCTCGGTGATCACGAGGACAAACAAAGACACTAAAAAGTGATGAAGAGCAGATGGAAATGAAATGGAAGAGTAATTAGAATGAGAAAAGATCTTTATTAGTCAGCCACGTGAATTTGAAACAAAGAAAGcaagaataataaaaacaaacaaacgtgaataaataataaatggtaAAGAAACGACAGAATAATACGTATATAATAAATGAGAAACATGAAGCATCTGCAGGGTTCGTACATACTGGAGatgtttgcagtgtttttagATGCAGTACGAGTTGttaccagcagagggcagcaaaGTAAACAGCAGCAAACTTTAAGGTTAAATCAGAGCAGAGTTGAAGAGCATAAGTGACAGAGGCCTctctttcatcttcctctttctcctccctcctccctctctatcccagctctgctctctctctccccgtccGTCCACCAGCCACGCTTGCTCCCTTTCTTTGTCCCGACCTCTCGTTGTCGGTCCCCACTCTGCAGCTCATCCCGCTCTCCCTTTTCTGCCTCACCTTCAAGCGGTTTGACGATCTGGAGTTTGTCAGGGAGGTAAGGCCCTCGTGAGGCCCAAAGGTGGAGGTTTCCAAGGGACATGATGCTTTCTGAGGGAGTCAACGGACTCTCTATGCCCAGGGCATCATGTAGACTGTCATGTCCGCCCCGTCTCCGCACCCTCTCCTCTTCAAAGAAGCGCCTCTCGCTCAGGTTGTTTTGTCGACGCAGAGACAGGCGGCGCAGAGCGAGCTGCAGGTCCTCAGGTCCGCCGGCCTTCTTCTCTCGaccctctctgctgctgccagagttgaaacagaaacactttcttttattatcaagaaaagacaaatgttCCTGGTAAAAACCCAAAAAGTCATAAACAAATAGAAATATCACCCGAAAAATAATAAAGATCTGCCTCTCAGGGAATTAAAAAGgttcttcttcactctttcaTTCATGCAGATGTCTAACAAATAATAACATCAACTTCCTCTCTCAGCATAAGCCCGCTCCCCTTCACCTCTCCTGATTGGCTGCCGTCTCCATCAGGATGCTCTGCGTTCTGTTGTCAAGGGCAACACCGTCTCCGCTGAAGTCCCCTCCGTACATGCTGGAGTAAGGTGTGGAGAGGCCGCTGGACTGGGGCGACGTCCGCGCTGACAGAGACTGGTTGGAGCCCGGGATGTTGGCGCTGGTTGGAGTCAGAGAGCGCTGACGGACCGTCTGGTTCACGTTCTTCACCGTCTCAAACACGCGCCTCCGATGGATTCTGCACGCGACCAAACGCAACAGAATGAACCGAAACGGTGTGAAGTTAGTGTTTATTTCTATAATGTGTTAGGGTGCGTTCaagtggtgtcggaataatctgGAAAAACACGACTGTCAGAGAAGCATGGTAAGAAACGTTTTATTAACTAACATATAAATGATGTGCTCgcatgtcatttgtaatatagtGTTAGGCTGTGAGAGTTAGTCGCTGTCCGATGGGATTTTAGTGGTTCAGCCACAAGTCTGGGACAAAATCACAAATATAAACAGCTCCCAACGTGTTGCACAATACAACTCATCTTCTttatgttgtttccacattacgattTAAAGTTCATGAACGCACCGAAGTTGGAAGAACAACTTCCCGACTCActcttttaaaaactttattgttttttcaatatgtaaaatgtttaaatgttcttcttAGTCTGTGAATACATGCAGACGtttacagagctgcagcagaccCACCAGAGAAGCCTCAAGTGCTAATTATAATCCTGCAAAATGCTAGAACTTGCTTCATGATCACTTGAAATCAGCTGCAAACTGCAACAAACCTACCCTGATGTCTggcttttaaatgtaaagtgtgttttattgtatcTCGCTGTATTCTGTTTAAACTTCTTACTGTTAGTTCCATAAAAGCCCTTCTAGGGACGAGTATTGCAAACTAGCATTAGCTATACGTACTTCAGTTCCTCGCACTCGGGGTCCTCCAGACTCAGCTCCTTCCTCATTGTTCCCTCGATCTCCGCTGCCAGAGAGTCCTGCAACACAAACGCTCCTCATGAAGGAACGGACGACGctcatgtacacacacctgcagacgcacacgcacacacacacacacacacttgcacgctCCCTTACCATCGGGTACAGTCCGAGAGGATGGCAGCGCCGAGGAGTTCCTGCGGGGAAGTTTCTGTTCCTCAggttcttcagctcctcctgggcTTCATGCAGCATCTCGATACACTCTAAGTACTTCTCCTCCAACTCCTGGAGCTGTTAGTAGCAGATGTTCAAAGTATTATTAAAGTCAAACCGTCAAACAGTCGAGACAGGGCAGTGCTGTGGACGTTACCTCAGCTGTAAGCTGCCTTTGGGCATCTTTAGCTGCCACCAGGTGCTGAGAAAGTTCCTCGTTCTCCACCGCAAACTAGAAGCACACATGCAGGTTTGAATTAGCGAAAGGAACAGAGCATCATAACGGTCACCTTTCAGGTCAAACGGGTACATGTGTATGTCCATGTGCACGCACAGATTTGGCTTTCTTTTGCAGGTCTACTATCTGAGAGAGGAGGTGTGTGATCTCTTCTTGCTGGCGGGAAGCATCCTCCGTCTTACGAGCCAGTTCCTCCGCTATGGTAGAGATTTGGAGGCTGGACATCCCTGATAGGACGCAAAGGAAAGTTTGGGAGGGAAAGACAAGACACGAGAGAGTAAAACAAGAGAGTTAAAGCATCCAGCTCAGTCTAAGTTACTTAAGTTTCAACATAATCGTCCcatcagacacaaacacagggaaGCTGAACAAACTTACGGAGCTCTTTCACACAGTCGTTGACAAGCTGCTGCTCCTTTTCTTCATAAATTTCAGTTTCCGATTTCAGATGGTGTGCCTGTGTACAATCACgcattatgtatatataaatacacactttataatCCCAGAGTTTTGACAGTTTCATACGTCGCGTCGGTGCGTGTGGAGATACCTCTGAGCGGAGTGAGAGGTTCTCGTCTTCCAGCTCTTTGAGTTTCCTCTGGAGTATGCCTCCTGTAGCCGTTTCCACTTTACTCCTTTTACCTCTGTGGACAGATAAATATATGAGATAAAAGTATGCGTTTACGTGTCTCAAATGTGTAAAttgtaaattataaaataagtatttacaGATCGGAGGAGTGAAATTGAGTAACAAAGAAAGGATGCTAACGTTGGGGAGCTGCTGGACTCGTCCTCGCTCTCCTCGACTGCATTGGTGTAAAACTGCAGCAGCTCATCCTTCAGGTTCATCTCATGGTGCAGCTGGGCCACCTGGAAGAAGagcaatttaaatgtgtgtatgcatgcatgcatgtggtGTGGCTGGATCTTATAGCATATGTAAttccatattttattttatattatattttatcctgttttatatcaaacGGATAGCTCAGCTGTTTCAGATgcccaaaatgtatttttgcaagCTAAAAAAAGGCCCATctaaaaatatcaatatcagtttaagcgTGTGCTATATTTAGAAGATTTTCAcagctttaccttgctgtcagacagccctttccaacGGGCAACTGAAGCTGTTCTCTATGatcctttaaaacaccaaagtcaaacaataacacaaacaaaatcagCGATTGAGGCAGCTGTAGATCAACTACTCCCATGTTCTGCGAGCtaaaatgtctatttttgtcaatggagtctggctTTAAAGAGAGTATAGATAACGGCTGCAGTTCCCgtcggaaagggctgtctgacagcaaggtaaagcaggGAAAATCTTCTAAATAGTGCGTGTACTTggtgccgaccgccatctactgcaggtaataCTGACTAATATGAATAAGTACCTCACATGACCCCGCTTTAAAACGTTAGAGCTAtccctttgtgtttgtgtgtgtgtgtgtgtgtgtgtgtgtgtgtgtgcgtgtgtgtgtatgcagacCTCTTCTGCGATTTGTCCCACTCGCTCCTCCAGATAGTCATTCTGCTCCGTCAGATTTCTGTTCTTCTTAAGAAGCGACTGGCCGATTCTTGCAGCCAACTccaaatctctctctttctgtgggTTGGAGGAGATAGATAGTAAGTAAAGCACCAATAATAACAATCCCACAACACAACATTAGTAAACTTGGTCATGTGTTTGAATTACACTGATAGAACAGACACAAATAGTCAGACTCACCTCCTCCAGCAGACGTGTGACAGCATCGATGTCATTGTAGGTCTTCGTCATCTGGCCCACTCTGTCTGCACATAGCACTGTGgacaaatacaatacacaaacaGAGCGATATATAGAGGCCAATAAAGtccatttaattgaatttaaattgAATCGAGAGGAAGGTAGTGAAGATGAGCAGCGCTGCACACAGTTTGATTCAGGCCCCATTTACTGGATGAAAGCAAACTCTCATCTTATCACTTCTGGTGTGAGTCATCCTTTGATAGGTGATAGAGGGGTCATGTTGAAGATGTGATACCTCCATCACCATGAATGTAATGTTCGTGTGTGAAGCAGCAGGGCAGAGCTCTGAGCTCTTCTCGACTTCAGAGCTCTAATCAATAATCTGCTTACATCTGAATCGTCCTGTTAGCATCACAACCagaacaaactgtgtgtgtgtgtgtgtgtgtgtgtgtgtgtgtgtgtgtgtgtgtgtgtgtgtgtgtgtgtgtgcactcgaGGGCAGATATGTCAAAGCAGAGCAAATTCAAAGTCAGTAGGCTTCAAGAAAATTCCTCTTAATGAGAATAACAAAGGCAAGAGACGAGCTGCAGTGTTGCACAGAACTGTTGCTACAAATGTTCTGTTGTAATCTGTTGCCGTCATGAACAAACTGCAACAGCGTAACCTCGAGCCACAAAACATCTTGTATTTTAGACGTGTACTGCACCTTTCGTGTCCTCCTTATAGGACCAGTCATCACATTCATCCCTCGCTAATCTCCTGCTCCTGCTGTCCAtctcttccctgaccaccccgAGCAGAAACGACAAAAAGGTCCAAACACAGATCCTTTTACTTTCCTTCTCCTGCGCTCACTGCTGCTCAGAGACTGAATGACCCTCCGCCCACATGTCCGCCCCCCCCTGTGAGTGAGAAGGCGTGCGCTCGAGCTACTGAGCGGAAGTAGAAGTTATgatcagagaggaggaagagccaATCAGAGATGGCGGGctccttttcccttttttgtctttttgctcCCCACGCTTTCACATCTATCTGCCTCCAGTGACTGTTACCATGGCGACCCTCCTCCGCAAACAAACccctgacacgcacacacacacacacacacacacacacacacacacacacacacacacaaactctttaCCAGAGGTGGAACAACTACtgagatcttttacttaagtaaaacataaacacataaaagtgtgtgattgtgtgttatattatattaaataatgtttttgaatttaatttaatttataaaccAGTTAATTTGAAGTTAGAGGAGATCCATGAAACAATGACCTCCTTATTAATATCACAAGGCATCACTGCAGTCGCAGCACATGGAGGCTGAACGTTACATGGAGCCTGAACGTTACATGGTTACATACTGTATCGCCACCTTGTGGAGGGAGGCTGCAGCCTCACATATATTAACAATAACAGGGAAAGGACTGCACTCGATACAAGTGAGGAATCTCACTAGGTTAGAACATATAAACCTTAATAATAGAACATAAATAGAAATcttaatatataatgttatttcctattttatttagtcattttaaatctatttttgcACCTTAAATTGTGTTTCAAGTAAAGTGGATCTTTCCCAGAAGCAGGATTAAATGCAGCAAGTGCTCAGGTGGGTACATCCTTCACTTTTAAAGCCTGTATTCCTACACCAGTCCCAGAGATAAAGACCGGTTTGATCTCCAAGGTCCCTCATTATCTATTTCTTTACTTCACTGCATTAATTTAACCACTAAAAGCTTCCTGCTCGCTTCATCAGGACCATCAGCAGCACAGgaaacagacatatatacatatatatatatgtataatcaTGTCACGACTTACAGAAGTATTTGAGCGTCTCTTCGATCTGCTCGGTGGTCAGGTCGATCCTGGCGTCCGGTGCGACGAGGGGAGTGTGCAGCCAGTCATCGTGGTCGTAGCCGTAGACGGTGTCGGCCCGCAGACGGTACACCGGCAACTGCTCCTCCAGAAGACTGATGATCTCAAACTCCGGCAGGTCGGTGCTGTtgcacacatctgcacatcacagagagggcagggagggaggagcgTCAATATACCGCAGCCTGGTGCACGCAGGCCTTCATTATGTCTCTGTGTCGGGGTCACATGGTGCCGAATACTCTCAGCCCAATAAGACCTCATTGTGACACCAATACAAGTAGTTTTATACTGTCGCTTTGGCACCTATCACTTTTATaacttgtgttttatgtgtctTTGTATACATTACCTGAGATTACCTGTATAGATACAAATACACGTTAATGATCCAGTATGAAACAGccaacaataaacataataacatGAAACTCACAGGGAGCACACCTGAAGTACATTctgttacatttaattataaagAGCAACAAAGACATTCTACATTATATATTCTAAACGAGCGCTGCTTATGTTACTGACAGAAACAGCAGGTTACATATTGCTGCTGTCACGTGCAAACTATCTAGATATATTTAGAGATGTCGATGCCTTGAGTTCAGTCGAAGATGCGATCCTTTTATACTGTGACACATTTCCAGAATAGAAACTGAGATCAAGGCTCTGTTTTCTaaaccctgacacacacacacacacacacacacacacgcacgtgcacacacgcgcacacacacacctgtgatgGTCTCGGCGTCTCTGCAGTCGGGAGGCGCCGGGCGCGCGTCGAGCTGGCTGGACTCCCCCACGCTCACATACTGCTCCTCGTGGGGGTGCCGCCGGTCGGGATCTGGGTCCGGGTCCGGGTCCAGGTCCGGGGCCGGGTGCAGGGAGGGGGCCGGGGAAGCCAGCTTGGCTCACCTCTCACTGGTGGAGAGAAACAGGGGCCATGGGCCTCTGGAGCTCCGCCGGGTTAGCAGGTCCACCGGATAGACAGCAGGTACATCAACCTGGAGAGGAGCgatggggaggggggaggataaaggagggatggagagaggcGGAGACCTTTACAGAGCTGTACATACTCGTGTTGCTGCAATCCAAAGTCTAATCAATGCGCCTCTCTCTTTCCCTAGAGTCTTTAACTTCAAGTGCTGAGTCTGCACTTTGCTGCCTGCCAGCAAGatgaagaaaacacaaccaatccagtgcagacacacaccagTCTTCATCTGTCAGGAAACGAAAGAAGGCACATGGGGGTTAAGAGCAGCTCTTGTTAAAAGCATGATGTAATGATAGTGTACTACTTAACTGATCCATGAACGGGAAATtctgttttcttgttgttgttttcccctAATGGGAGTTCAGACGGCAGGTAAAATGACAGAACTCTCGGGCTGGTTCTGTGTTTCACCACCTCCCTCACCACATCTATAAACCTCCTCTTGCCTTGCCTCCACATATCAGTTAAATAACAAAGTCTAGAACCACTAACCAACACTGCAACCCAACCTCCAGACGCCCTCCTCACAGCACAGACTGCTGAAGTAAGACCACAGTTTGATCCGGAGCCTCTTGACTGaagtagacacagaaactctcGTGCATAGCAAACCTCGCAGTCGTTATTCTGCAGGGCTCAGTGTGTCACTGATGCACAGCAAGCTACAGTCAGTAAACACACCACGGATCTGGATCATGAAATTCACCTGCGTGTCAGATCAAACAGCGAGCGATGCGGAGGAGAATAAAAATAGAGGCGgagaagaggtgtgtgtgtgtgtatgtgtgtgtgtgtgtcctctgtagCCAGATGCATGAATAGGTGATTGTCTCTCGGTACTAGCACAGCACAAAAGACAGCTGGTGATTGATGAATGCACCTGACATCAAATGCTTTAAGCACATGCATGACACCAACAGATAAAGGTGACCAGACGCTCTGTGCAGCAGCACCACAACCTTGGGACGTCTTTCCCATTGCGGCAGCTGTATTCACTCTCTCCGGTGTTAAACCCTGTTCACTGGGGCAGTTACAGAATTACATAATCTGTGGATGAAAGGTGATTTCGGTTTCAAACTGCAGATTTGGGATtataaattatgcattttaacACTCCCAAATCACCATCCCCATCCAACTCAACCATAGTATGCCAATTTGTAAAAGAAACTCCTCCATCCTCAGGTTAAGGTAAGTAAAAGTTATTTAATATATCTACATAAAGATGTGGATTAGACTTTGAGAAAAGATCTCTTTAGAAAGTAATTACTGAGCTACAGTTGGGAATCTAACAGCGACGAGAGAGAAAGCTAAAATCAAGGTGGTTGTTCTTTTAAATAATCCAAAGTAAAAGCAGTAACAGTACAATGGCATGTCTTAGAAAGCACTTGTATAAGGCCCAGCAGCTCATTGATATGACTACAGTCCTGCAGTGAAAGCTgcgagctgctgctgctgtctgtacCCCCCAGTAAATAGGCCAGGGTTCATTCATGCATGTGGCACAAAACAATGATATTTGAATGCTGTCTGAGGGCGTGGCTTCATCTACATCAGCAGCTCGCATCACGGATGCAGGTCTTTTCATAAATCGTGTCCTCACAGTAACACAATAAGTGTGTCAGAACATGATCAGCTGACCTTATGCTGCATGACATCGCCATTAAAGAAATCTTGTGAAAGCAGCGGTACAGAGCCATACTCACACTCAGCTGTGACTGATCCAAAGCGTTGTCTTTGTCAGAAAGGGAGTCCGGTGCAGTTGAGTAATCCTTCAGGGAGGGGATTGGCAGATATTGATGATTGTCCCAAGGATGAGCAGGTATAACCGGCCCCTGTCAAACAGTCGCTGTGATATGTCTCCTGTCTGGACTCTCCCCACAGCGCGCACAGCTCTGGATGATCAAGGTTACCTTAGTTTGGTTCCCAAAGTCGTTCTTGACCCGGTCCACTCTTCCTTCCCTTCAGccatctccctctgtgtctgtctcttgtctctcgcCCTCTCCGGAGCCTCTCTCACCACTGTGAAGCCAGCCAGGAGAACAATAACACTTCTGCTCAccgccttcaaaataaaacccttATCATTTTAACCCAAAACATATCAGGTGAGTCATAGTATACTATGTCATTCATTTTTACGTCTACTTGAAATTATTTTAcataactgtattttatttccattttaataaaataaaaataagtaaattgtgttttattttatcgGCAAGTtatctctttgttgttgttctgttttctgtgtttttgtaatgaACTTGATGTCATTTTAAACGATAGTGGTCCCTCACTTATCCGTCGggtataaataaaggttgaatgaaaattaatgaataaaaaccCAAATTTCCAACGTGAAAATACTTTCCCACATCATCATAATAAGCAACCAAAAACTATGGAAAACAAGAGAAATATCTACACAGTATAAATGTCACCTGAcgatttgaatgtgttttatgtgttataTGTTTTCTATAGACATAGATTTcacaaatctttttattttaatattattttttacttttgtttatttttcgtgcttttatttaatttattttttaaagcgaACACTTTATTTCTCACCACTTCCGGGTAAACTCTATCTCACTTGACAGTTTTTCTCCTCGCTGCCATCAGACACCCAAACGAGCACCCAGCCCGTTCAGGCGCGAGCATCAGTGACGTCACGAGCACCCACAAAAGGAATGGGACTCATACGATTTATAGCAGACATGTGAAATAGTACTTCCAAGTCAtccaataataaataacatgtaTTTTAGATCTAAATCTTTCACAATTTGtacttattaaatataattatttttctcctacattatatttacatacacaTAATTTACCCCAGCAAGGTAAGAAGGATTGTTATTCATAAAAACATCTTTCCATCCACTTAATGtaaggacttttttttttttaaaacgttGAACTAATTGAATCTGCAGTGATTGTTTCCCACGTGACCAGCTACACTGAAGAGAGAGGAGCCATTGTTGCCCAGAATAACACAGCTGAGTCAGCCATTCCTCAAACCCACTACTGTGGACCTGACAATGTTGCAAAAAAAGAATAAGCCCAAGGAAAGACAGGCTTAACCGTAACATAACATACGACATATGGTTCTGCGTGGTGTGTCTGTACACCTATTAGGAAAGAATTTTAATAAACATTGTGGATACAAACAGAAAACTGTAGATCCATGTGTTGTATGTTGAATACAGGCCGGAGTCTATAACAAGAACCTGCAGAGGAAACTTATTTGGGCGCAGCTGAAGGCAGTGAGATTAATGTTTGACTGTCAACCATATCATCTTTGGACTGTGCACCAGAAACAGGAACCTGTAATATTAATGACCACATACACTATGTGTGACTGACACTATGATACCGGCTATAAGTGATGGAGTCTTACTGTAATTCAATCTTCCAGCAGCCGATGGCAGCAGAGAGCCTGTGAAGATGTGTTGTTGAGGATGTTTGTTGCACATTTATAGCAGACATGTGTTGTGTATACTATAAATAAACAATGGGGAATTGTAACTCAACAATGTGATCGGCACGTGCAATTGATGCTTAAATGATTTGCATGAATAAAACGCGTTATAATAAACCCATTCGCCTATAGGATCACTATAGTGTTGTGAGTCCTGCACTGGAGCATCTGTTGTGG
This region of Cottoperca gobio chromosome 11, fCotGob3.1, whole genome shotgun sequence genomic DNA includes:
- the trak1b gene encoding trafficking kinesin-binding protein 1; amino-acid sequence: MTKTYNDIDAVTRLLEEKERDLELAARIGQSLLKKNRNLTEQNDYLEERVGQIAEEVAQLHHEMNLKDELLQFYTNAVEESEDESSSSPTGKRSKVETATGGILQRKLKELEDENLSLRSEAHHLKSETEIYEEKEQQLVNDCVKELRMSSLQISTIAEELARKTEDASRQQEEITHLLSQIVDLQKKAKSFAVENEELSQHLVAAKDAQRQLTAELQELEEKYLECIEMLHEAQEELKNLRNRNFPAGTPRRCHPLGLYPMDSLAAEIEGTMRKELSLEDPECEELKIHRRRVFETVKNVNQTVRQRSLTPTSANIPGSNQSLSARTSPQSSGLSTPYSSMYGGDFSGDGVALDNRTQSILMETAANQESREGREKKAGGPEDLQLALRRLSLRRQNNLSERRFFEEERVRRRGGHDSLHDALGIESPLTPSESIMSLGNLHLWASRGPYLPDKLQIVKPLEGSATLHHWQQLAQPHLGVILDARPGVVPKGYRPLELELEQAYPWGGFEEDEPGEQYFQNLPTSSASSSPAVPPISITADTNLVQPPPVLAPPSPPSPSPSPHLSNTDFLAAYYPGKSMAHTSSTYTFTTCRILHPTDELTRVTPSLNSAPASSSCVMTSTLLGSPAVTPCTPRRLSLRPSESSTNLRDATRTTSTSLGLVRLLQERGISAAMYHQSQGQEYGQGNGGVLFSTSITPNREPSPDPLRASTPPNSPTGQRASSVPTSAGFDFKSPSYDNFLTSKPARSILKEVTGRMRGRQRGKDCESQTDVSVTVHNLNLLDKVKRLGVAGAQGGRAMSPGPILGPLGGLRRSGSPFGPDGMRRNRSYPAMVGASMAMKAPGPQE